One Plasmodium knowlesi strain H genome assembly, contig: PKNH_00_23, whole genome shotgun sequence genomic region harbors:
- a CDS encoding SICAvar, type I (fragment) → MTKNGKDGDEVKCRTMDDNGTGTGRTATDPEKKGCNYLHAGLKKLYTMTATSTTSASTTPSSGTGSPVLDNPLLKQTVGCLLLHAYAKHMKGTSACVIDSGIKKAFKAFNDNNTTCKDNGTKPCVPCEWKEDEYDQCQITTTGSNGSNTENAKDKLKQVQENINSASKNNLTKINEMSTLCDYIRCVGPKWFKNNATLNGNSVTATKDWCDFWEKEGIKAKLEDMFNKIATDAQNESGTIRIAATCRNFGDENPQSVERKACNHIAAGLKYIKDLKGDKNGSTQPNAEDDDKFFKQSMMCAALNLYATKIRESADKSCPIDEKRIDKMFKDWNNINNSSCNAVRSASNADCFLCSRQSSDFEKCKLSVSNTLISSTQNGACNANATEVKKKMEGFLNEDPSQSPSKSIPKVKETLSTINDMSKSFCTQLQCAAKQYHSSKNNSVQPKPPLSW, encoded by the exons ATGACGAAGAATGGCAAAGACGGAGACGAAGTTAAATGTCGAACAATGGATGATAACGGCACTGGGACTGGAAGAACTGCCACTGAccctgaaaagaagggatgcaattatttgcatgccggatTGAAAAAACTATACACGATGACGGCGACGTCGACGACGTCGGCGTCGACGACGCCGTCGTCAGGAACTGGTAGTCCTGTTTTggacaacccactgttgaaacaaacagtgggttgtttattacttcacgcttatgcaaaacatatgaaAGGAACATCAGCTTGTGTCATTGATTCTGGTATAAAGAAGGCATTTAAGGCatttaatgataataatactACTTGCAAGGACAATGGCACAAAACCTTGTGTTCCGTGTGAATGGAAAGAAGACGAATATGACCAATGCCAAATTACCACAACTGGCTCAAATGGCAGCAATACAGAAAATGCaaaggacaaattaaaacaagTTCAGGAAAACATTAACAGCGCCTCAAAGAACAACCTaacgaaaataaatgaaatgtcCACTTTATGCGATTACATTAGATGTGTTggacccaaatggttcaaaaacaACGCAACACTGAACGGGAATAGTGTTACTGCAACCAAggattgg tgtgacttttgggagAAGGAGGGAATTAAAGCCAAACTGGAGGACATGTTCAACAAGATCGCCACAGACGCACAGAACGAATCAGGGACAATTAGAATTGCCGCAACATGCCGGAATTTTGGTGATGAAAATCCACaaagtgttgaaagaaaagcttgcAATCATATCGCGGCTGGTTTAAAGTACATTAAAGACCTTAAAGGGGACAAAAATGGTAGTACCCAGCCAAATGCAGAGGATGATGAtaagttttttaaacaatctatgatgtgcgcagcacttaatctttacgCAACTAAAATAAGAGAGTCAGCTGATAAGagttgtcccattgatgagaaaAGAATAGACAAAATGTTTAAAGATTGGAATAATATTAATAATTCTTCGTGTAATGCTGTTCGTAGTGCTAGTAATGCAGATTGTTTTCTTTGCTCAAGGCAAAGCTCAGACtttgaaaaatgcaaacTAAGTGTTTCCAACACTTTGATTAGTTCAACACAAAATGGAGCTTGCAATGCTAACGCAACtgaagtaaagaaaaaaatggaaggtttCCTCAACGAAGACCCATCCCAATCCCCATCCAAATCCATCcccaaagtgaaggaaacatTATCCACCATAAATGACATGAGTaagtctttctgtactcaactccaatgtgcagcaaaacaatacCACAGTAGTAAAAATAATAGTGTGCAGCCAAAACCGCCCCTATCATGG